In Symmachiella dynata, the following are encoded in one genomic region:
- the ribA gene encoding GTP cyclohydrolase II has protein sequence MPTTHSKNIDDAIAAIQAGRPVIVIDDADRENEGDFICAAESITPETVRLMLRHGMGLLCTPVSAAIAQRLNFSPMVDSRRSSTPMQTPFQIPVDHRSAGTGVSVENRLRTIRAIGDPNSRPDDFFGPGHIHPLVAKEGGVLRRAGHTEAAIDLMHLAGMQPAAALIEICSQETDGMSDHQELKQLSEQFDLPLLTIEELIRYRSEREQLIHREVDAHMPSRYGDLRVIAYRVEHEDQVPIAIVMGDLASVDAPLVRMHSSCFTGDLLASLRCDCGDQLHMALDMIRREGVGAVVYLPQEGRGIGLIPKLKAYVLQDEGYDTVEANHKLGFKADPRDYGIGLQVLKDLDLRRVRLLTNNPKKTDAFAQRFDLEVVEQIPIVASPEKHRQHYLETKRTKMGHILPAAAEIDPVQPASGQEIAEN, from the coding sequence ATGCCGACGACCCATTCCAAGAATATCGACGACGCCATTGCCGCCATCCAAGCAGGGCGACCGGTGATCGTCATCGACGATGCTGACCGCGAAAATGAAGGAGACTTCATTTGCGCCGCCGAATCGATCACCCCCGAAACGGTGCGATTGATGTTGCGGCATGGCATGGGGTTGCTGTGTACACCGGTCAGTGCGGCAATCGCACAGCGGCTCAATTTCAGCCCCATGGTCGATAGCCGCCGCAGTTCGACGCCGATGCAAACGCCGTTTCAAATTCCAGTCGATCACCGCAGTGCCGGGACGGGAGTGAGCGTCGAGAACCGTCTACGGACGATCCGCGCCATCGGCGACCCGAATTCCCGTCCCGACGACTTTTTTGGTCCCGGACACATTCACCCACTGGTCGCCAAAGAAGGAGGCGTGCTCCGTCGCGCTGGACATACCGAGGCGGCCATCGATCTGATGCATTTGGCCGGCATGCAACCGGCAGCCGCGTTGATCGAGATTTGCAGCCAGGAAACCGACGGCATGTCGGACCATCAGGAATTGAAACAGCTCTCGGAGCAATTCGATCTGCCGCTGCTGACGATAGAGGAATTGATCCGTTACCGCAGCGAACGCGAACAGTTAATCCATCGCGAGGTAGACGCTCACATGCCGTCACGTTATGGCGACCTGCGGGTGATTGCTTACCGCGTCGAACATGAGGATCAAGTGCCGATCGCGATTGTGATGGGCGACCTTGCCTCGGTCGATGCCCCGCTGGTGCGGATGCATTCGTCTTGTTTTACGGGCGATTTATTAGCTTCGCTGCGGTGCGACTGCGGCGATCAATTGCATATGGCACTCGACATGATCCGCCGCGAAGGCGTAGGCGCTGTCGTGTATTTGCCCCAAGAAGGACGCGGCATCGGACTGATCCCCAAGCTGAAAGCTTATGTCCTGCAGGACGAAGGCTACGATACGGTCGAAGCCAATCATAAGCTGGGCTTCAAAGCAGACCCCCGCGATTATGGGATCGGCTTGCAGGTGCTGAAGGATTTGGATTTGCGACGGGTGCGGCTGCTGACCAACAATCCCAAAAAGACCGACGCATTTGCGCAGCGGTTTGATCTGGAAGTGGTTGAGCAAATCCCCATTGTCGCTTCACCGGAAAAGCACCGGCAACATTACTTGGAAACTAAGCGGACCAAGATGGGGCACATATTACCGGCGGCGGCAGAGATCGATCCAGTACAGCCGGCGAGCGGACAAGAGATTGCCGAGAATTGA
- a CDS encoding class II aldolase/adducin family protein — protein sequence MVNKDPESILHEQTAAHSEERDRVIALADTPEAREEKIKLAAAYRMLARLGLDDGIAGHISLRVPQAPEYFWVNPFGLLFSEIRADNLVLVNSAGEIVTGGEMINLAGFCIHSAIHTARPDVNCAVHTHPPGGSAFSALGMLLEPLDQTGCSFYDDHALYAEYTGIVIDGEQTKGIVESLGSKRALILANHGLLTCATTVEQALIDMIDMERTCNVNMAAMSTGRPVLPVPGEVALQSRAVLTQAGRWPFQWQAMIRALDRHETDYDPWR from the coding sequence ATGGTCAACAAAGATCCGGAATCCATCCTGCACGAGCAGACTGCTGCCCACAGCGAAGAACGGGACCGCGTCATTGCGCTGGCCGATACGCCCGAAGCGCGTGAGGAAAAAATCAAACTCGCGGCCGCGTACCGTATGCTGGCCCGTTTGGGTTTAGACGACGGAATTGCCGGACACATCTCACTGCGAGTGCCGCAGGCTCCGGAGTATTTTTGGGTCAATCCGTTCGGCCTGCTGTTTAGCGAAATCCGCGCTGACAATTTGGTATTGGTGAACTCAGCGGGTGAGATTGTGACCGGCGGCGAAATGATCAACCTTGCCGGATTTTGTATTCACTCGGCCATCCACACCGCGCGGCCCGATGTGAATTGTGCCGTCCATACGCATCCCCCCGGCGGCAGCGCGTTTAGCGCGTTAGGCATGCTCTTGGAACCATTGGATCAAACCGGCTGTTCATTCTACGACGACCATGCTCTCTATGCCGAGTACACGGGAATCGTCATCGATGGGGAGCAGACCAAAGGCATTGTCGAGTCACTGGGCTCTAAGCGCGCTTTAATACTGGCGAACCATGGACTGCTGACCTGTGCGACGACGGTGGAACAGGCTTTGATCGACATGATTGATATGGAGCGGACCTGCAACGTGAATATGGCGGCTATGTCGACCGGTCGTCCGGTGCTGCCGGTCCCCGGCGAGGTCGCCTTGCAAAGTCGAGCCGTCCTCACCCAAGCGGGACGTTGGCCGTTTCAATGGCAGGCGATGATTCGCGCACTGGATCGTCATGAGACCGATTACGATCCGTGGCGGTGA
- a CDS encoding DUF1549 domain-containing protein yields MDRFWRIAPAAWSICLWTAIAGSASAVEETKSSGLGDPGPLTELRVEPNIDGKGFVINGRDRSQQLFVTGLFASGQQHDFTRKVTYKAEPEGIVSISDDGYVTPLADGTVTITASIEAGKSASLSGTVAGIANDPPMNFKNQIVPIFTKLGCNSGGCHGKASGQNGFKLSLLGFYPDDDYEFLVKEGRGRRLNPASPDESLFLTKPVGKSPHGGGKRMEEDSHEYRLIAHWIEQGMPYGNPEDPVVTSIQCLPTGRVMDRGAEQQITVVATYSDGSTEDVTRMALFEPNDTEMAESGKTGLVRSLDLSGEVAIMARYQGQVSTFRATIPLGADLADIPEPNNFVDEAVMNKLKLLGIPPSGPANDATFIRRAYVDITGEIPTAEEVRQFLADSDPEKRDKLIDRLVDSPGYADLFANKWNMVLRNKRRGATDQKGTYAFYRWIWNSLYENKPYDQFAREILTASGDMDQNPPVVWYREVSKNNEQVEDTAQLFLGLRIQCARCHHHPFERWSQNDYYSLSAFFSRVGNKKLANDASAARDRRIFHNEGVATAKNPRNGTKLKPAGLGVEAFDIPADRDPRHYLVDWMAAKDNPFFAKAIVNRYWKHFFDRGIVEPEDDMRETNPPSNPELLDNLAQQFIENNFDLKWLVRTICKSNTYQLSAIPNDYNLKDKQNFSRYYPRRLKAEVLYDALHQVTSTSQAYKGLPAGTSALQLPDPSVGTYFLKVFGQPQGETACECERSQEANLAQSLHLLNSSEVQGKISNASGRAAILAKDTETSDEQKIQELYLSVYSRAPQDDELKIALAHIAKHEKEKQIAYEDIIWALVNTKEFLFNH; encoded by the coding sequence ATGGACCGTTTCTGGCGCATTGCACCGGCTGCGTGGAGCATTTGTCTTTGGACAGCTATCGCGGGAAGCGCATCGGCTGTCGAGGAAACCAAGTCATCTGGTTTGGGGGATCCCGGCCCGTTGACTGAACTCCGCGTCGAACCGAATATCGATGGCAAAGGGTTTGTCATCAATGGCCGTGATCGAAGTCAACAACTCTTTGTGACCGGTCTGTTCGCCAGCGGGCAACAACACGACTTCACCCGTAAAGTCACCTACAAGGCTGAGCCGGAAGGCATTGTTTCCATCAGCGACGATGGGTATGTCACACCGCTAGCCGACGGAACGGTGACCATTACTGCCTCGATCGAAGCAGGAAAATCAGCGTCGCTCAGTGGAACTGTCGCGGGCATTGCCAACGACCCGCCGATGAACTTCAAGAATCAGATCGTACCGATTTTCACCAAACTCGGTTGCAACAGCGGGGGTTGCCACGGCAAAGCCAGTGGACAAAACGGCTTCAAACTTTCGCTCTTGGGTTTCTATCCCGATGACGATTACGAGTTCTTGGTCAAAGAAGGACGTGGCCGACGGCTGAATCCGGCCTCACCCGATGAAAGCTTGTTCCTCACCAAACCGGTCGGCAAATCGCCGCACGGTGGTGGAAAACGGATGGAAGAGGACAGCCACGAATACCGGCTGATCGCTCACTGGATTGAGCAAGGCATGCCGTATGGAAACCCTGAAGACCCGGTCGTCACCAGCATCCAATGCCTGCCCACCGGTCGGGTCATGGATCGCGGCGCCGAACAACAAATCACCGTCGTCGCTACTTATAGTGACGGCAGCACCGAAGACGTCACCCGCATGGCGCTGTTTGAGCCCAACGACACAGAGATGGCCGAATCCGGAAAAACCGGCTTGGTCCGCTCACTCGATTTGAGTGGCGAAGTCGCCATCATGGCCCGTTATCAAGGACAAGTCTCCACGTTTCGCGCGACGATTCCATTGGGAGCCGATCTCGCCGATATCCCAGAACCGAACAATTTCGTTGACGAAGCGGTGATGAACAAACTGAAGTTGCTGGGCATCCCGCCGTCAGGCCCCGCCAACGACGCAACGTTTATCCGCCGTGCCTATGTCGACATCACCGGAGAAATCCCGACCGCTGAAGAAGTCCGCCAATTTCTGGCTGACAGCGATCCGGAAAAACGCGATAAGTTGATCGACCGCTTGGTCGACAGTCCCGGCTACGCCGATTTGTTCGCCAACAAATGGAACATGGTGCTGCGTAACAAACGTCGCGGAGCCACGGACCAAAAAGGGACGTATGCCTTTTATCGCTGGATTTGGAACAGCCTGTACGAAAACAAACCCTACGATCAATTTGCCCGTGAAATCTTGACCGCTTCGGGCGACATGGACCAAAATCCGCCCGTCGTCTGGTACCGCGAAGTCAGTAAGAACAACGAACAGGTTGAAGACACGGCACAATTGTTCCTCGGTTTACGGATTCAATGTGCACGCTGCCACCACCACCCATTCGAACGCTGGAGCCAAAACGACTACTACAGCTTGTCCGCATTTTTCTCACGCGTGGGCAACAAAAAACTGGCAAACGATGCAAGTGCCGCCCGCGACCGCCGTATCTTCCACAATGAAGGGGTCGCCACGGCAAAGAATCCCCGCAACGGCACAAAACTGAAACCGGCCGGACTGGGTGTTGAAGCGTTTGACATCCCCGCCGACCGCGATCCACGTCACTATCTCGTGGACTGGATGGCCGCCAAAGATAACCCCTTCTTCGCCAAGGCCATCGTCAATCGTTATTGGAAGCATTTCTTCGACCGCGGCATTGTCGAGCCCGAAGACGACATGCGGGAAACCAATCCGCCGTCGAATCCCGAATTGCTGGACAATCTGGCGCAGCAATTCATTGAGAATAACTTCGACCTGAAATGGCTGGTCCGGACGATTTGCAAGTCCAACACCTACCAACTCAGTGCGATCCCCAATGATTACAACCTCAAAGACAAGCAAAACTTCTCGCGGTATTACCCCCGCCGACTGAAAGCCGAAGTCCTATACGATGCTCTGCACCAGGTGACCTCCACCTCGCAAGCTTACAAGGGACTGCCCGCAGGAACATCGGCGTTACAGTTGCCCGATCCGTCGGTCGGCACCTATTTCCTGAAAGTCTTTGGCCAACCACAGGGCGAAACGGCCTGCGAATGCGAACGTTCGCAGGAAGCCAACTTGGCGCAAAGCCTGCATTTGCTCAATAGCAGCGAAGTCCAGGGAAAAATCTCCAATGCGTCCGGTCGTGCAGCCATTTTGGCCAAGGATACGGAAACGAGCGACGAGCAGAAGATCCAAGAATTGTACCTATCGGTCTATTCGCGGGCTCCCCAGGATGATGAGTTGAAAATCGCCCTGGCGCATATTGCAAAGCACGAAAAAGAGAAGCAAATCGCTTACGAGGACATCATTTGGGCGTTGGTGAACACCAAGGAATTCTTGTTCAATCACTAA